A portion of the Flavobacterium magnum genome contains these proteins:
- a CDS encoding sensor histidine kinase: METQEVNTILWIGTSVSLFFGGGLIFLVLFYQNHLAKIRREEAEMLLKTSLQSEKNERKRIAADIHDGLSGDLNAARNFVAILQSQEADDDKVAILKGIHTGIEAALQNTRSISYKLMPPLLESSGLIATLKDYFDRLNTAYPAINFRVYAPNDTHLETGPAYEVLRIIQEFSTNMIKYGNISQCAVTCSGSQSTTTIEIVDDGTPYHFESLYKASNGAGLGNIRSRLKILDAAFQQKETAVGNHFLIVIKTPV, encoded by the coding sequence ATGGAAACTCAGGAAGTAAATACCATTTTGTGGATAGGTACATCCGTCTCGCTTTTTTTTGGCGGAGGCCTGATATTTCTCGTACTATTTTATCAAAATCATTTAGCTAAGATAAGAAGGGAAGAAGCCGAAATGCTGCTCAAGACCTCGCTTCAAAGTGAGAAGAATGAGCGCAAGCGCATTGCGGCAGACATTCATGATGGTTTGTCAGGGGATTTGAATGCGGCGCGGAATTTTGTTGCCATTCTCCAATCACAGGAAGCGGACGACGATAAGGTAGCTATCCTTAAAGGCATCCACACCGGAATTGAAGCGGCATTGCAGAACACACGCTCAATTTCATACAAATTGATGCCACCGCTACTGGAATCTTCCGGCCTGATCGCCACGTTAAAAGACTATTTCGACCGCCTTAACACGGCTTATCCTGCCATCAATTTCCGCGTCTATGCGCCTAACGATACTCACCTCGAGACCGGGCCGGCGTACGAAGTCCTCCGGATTATCCAGGAGTTTTCTACCAACATGATCAAATACGGCAACATCTCCCAATGTGCGGTAACCTGTTCAGGATCGCAAAGCACCACGACCATTGAAATTGTTGACGATGGTACGCCGTATCATTTTGAGAGTCTGTACAAAGCCTCTAACGGCGCGGGTTTGGGTAATATCCGTTCGCGGCTGAAGATACTTGATGCCGCGTTTCAACAAAAGGAAACCGCTGTTGGCAACCATTTTTTAATCGTCATAAAAACGCCGGTATGA
- a CDS encoding response regulator transcription factor — MIKVAIVDDHQLFRKSLVLLVNSFKGVKVISDSENGKVFLETLDQTEVKPDIVLLDIEMPEMDGYETCISLRRNFPEIKVLIVSQLTTKESIHKIMELGAHGYFTKNSDPNQLQHAINSLQKTGYYFGMELGSVIREALLWQNRSTIDVPNAVEEQAGLQIEKIDKNTLSGREVEIIKLACRELNSAEIGKQLCISSKTVEGHKKRILDKTNARNFIGAIVYAFRNHYLSVDEL, encoded by the coding sequence ATGATAAAAGTCGCCATAGTAGATGACCACCAGCTATTCAGGAAAAGCCTTGTCCTGCTTGTCAATTCGTTTAAAGGTGTAAAGGTGATTTCTGATTCTGAGAATGGAAAAGTATTTTTGGAAACGTTAGATCAAACCGAAGTGAAACCGGATATTGTGCTGCTCGACATCGAGATGCCGGAAATGGACGGCTACGAAACCTGCATCAGCCTGCGCAGGAACTTTCCCGAAATCAAGGTGCTGATCGTCTCACAACTTACTACCAAAGAAAGCATCCATAAAATCATGGAGTTGGGAGCACATGGTTACTTCACAAAAAATTCAGATCCCAATCAGCTGCAACACGCAATCAACAGCCTGCAGAAAACCGGATATTATTTTGGAATGGAGCTGGGAAGTGTAATCAGGGAGGCGTTGCTGTGGCAGAACCGATCGACTATCGATGTGCCCAATGCGGTCGAAGAGCAGGCGGGGCTGCAGATTGAAAAGATTGACAAAAATACCCTGAGCGGGCGGGAAGTCGAAATCATTAAACTGGCCTGCCGGGAATTGAACAGCGCGGAAATAGGGAAGCAGCTTTGCATCTCATCGAAAACCGTGGAAGGGCATAAGAAGCGCATCCTCGACAAAACCAATGCCAGGAACTTCATAGGAGCCATTGTCTATGCGTTCCGGAATCACTACCTGTCAGTAGACGAATTATAA
- a CDS encoding DUF3892 domain-containing protein has protein sequence MHTNHQIRFVKKSASQNIAERIASIGGVNPDGTTWEISQAQAVIGIESGRWMFYIHCNEEFSKVIVAVSTDAEKYLKTEMDLFDMSLLLLLPDYPMGLQLG, from the coding sequence ATGCATACGAACCATCAAATCCGTTTTGTAAAGAAATCCGCAAGCCAAAATATTGCTGAGCGAATCGCCAGTATTGGCGGCGTAAATCCGGATGGGACGACCTGGGAAATTTCTCAAGCACAGGCTGTCATCGGCATCGAATCGGGTAGGTGGATGTTTTACATCCATTGTAACGAGGAGTTTTCTAAAGTGATCGTGGCCGTAAGTACCGATGCTGAAAAGTACCTCAAGACGGAAATGGACCTGTTCGATATGTCCTTACTGCTGCTGCTTCCGGATTATCCAATGGGACTGCAGTTAGGATAA
- a CDS encoding anthranilate synthase component I family protein — protein MRTSYTLHNPPVDFKKQLLRWAGQCAEIVLLDSNGHDQKYGSYECLLAIDAFTSLKTDFVSAFDALGQYQSSTKDWIFGYLTYDLKNGVENLNSGHHDGLGFPDLYFFQPKKLFLFKQHEVEILYLNVCSDEMQSDLRDIFATDIHTRTTETVCRIAQRISRENYLEKVGKMLDHIHRGDIYEANFCMEFYAENATIDPIDTFEALNAISKPPFAAFFKNRNHYLLCASPERYLGKSGTKVISQPIKGTAKRHPDADTDRAAAAHLRQDPKERAENIMIVDLVRNDLSKTARKGSVCVEELCGIYSFPQVHQMISTVTSEWNTQFPIIEIIKNSFPMGSMTGAPKISAMKIIESLEETKRGLYSGAVGYFTPEDDFDFNVVIRSILFNASDKYLSFSVGSAITSLSDPEKEYEECLLKAKAMFTVLHAPQAEF, from the coding sequence TTGAGAACTTCATATACCCTTCACAATCCGCCTGTGGATTTCAAAAAGCAGTTACTGCGCTGGGCCGGGCAATGTGCTGAAATCGTGCTGCTTGACAGCAACGGACACGATCAAAAGTACGGCAGCTATGAGTGTCTCCTCGCAATAGATGCCTTTACTTCATTAAAAACGGATTTCGTCAGCGCTTTTGATGCGCTCGGGCAGTACCAGAGTTCCACTAAGGACTGGATTTTTGGCTACCTCACATACGACCTGAAGAACGGTGTTGAAAATCTTAATTCAGGGCATCATGACGGACTGGGATTTCCGGACCTGTATTTTTTCCAACCTAAAAAGCTCTTCCTATTCAAACAGCATGAAGTTGAAATCCTGTACCTGAATGTATGCAGTGATGAAATGCAGAGTGACCTTCGTGACATTTTCGCAACCGATATCCATACCCGAACTACGGAAACGGTTTGCCGTATTGCACAGCGCATTTCAAGGGAAAATTACCTGGAGAAAGTCGGGAAAATGCTTGACCATATTCATCGCGGGGACATTTATGAAGCAAACTTCTGCATGGAATTTTACGCCGAAAATGCTACAATTGATCCGATAGACACTTTTGAAGCGCTGAATGCCATTTCCAAACCGCCTTTTGCCGCTTTTTTCAAAAACAGAAATCACTACCTCCTTTGCGCTTCTCCTGAAAGGTATCTCGGGAAATCAGGCACAAAGGTCATTTCGCAGCCGATTAAAGGTACGGCAAAACGGCATCCGGACGCTGACACCGACCGCGCTGCTGCAGCGCATTTGAGGCAGGATCCGAAGGAACGCGCTGAAAATATCATGATTGTCGACCTCGTGCGCAATGACCTTTCAAAAACGGCGCGGAAGGGAAGCGTCTGCGTGGAAGAATTATGCGGCATTTACAGCTTTCCGCAGGTGCACCAGATGATATCAACGGTTACTTCAGAATGGAATACACAATTCCCTATAATAGAAATAATTAAAAATTCATTTCCGATGGGAAGTATGACGGGAGCGCCTAAAATTTCGGCGATGAAAATTATCGAGTCACTTGAAGAAACCAAACGTGGTCTTTACAGCGGGGCGGTTGGTTATTTCACACCCGAGGACGATTTCGATTTCAACGTCGTAATCAGGAGCATCCTCTTCAATGCTTCCGATAAATACCTCTCGTTTTCAGTAGGAAGCGCCATCACCTCTTTGTCAGATCCCGAAAAGGAGTATGAAGAATGCCTGCTGAAAGCCAAAGCGATGTTCACCGTACTCCATGCCCCTCAAGCCGAATTTTAG
- the tilS gene encoding tRNA lysidine(34) synthetase TilS: MITKLRIHLTEHFPFLTHKRLLLAVSGGLDSMALAHLFLKLPFEIGIAHCNFTLRGEESDADEAFVKSFAETHHIPFFQTRFDTASFAKDFKLSTQLAARELRYNWFREILEQDKFDYVVTAHHADDNLETFLINFSRGTGPEGLTGIPAINGQIIRPLLPFSRDEIQTYARQNELAWREDSSNTSDKYLRNKLRQHVIPLLKEINPSLLQSFAHTASYLQQSLSMADDASRIVYRKVVTAEPLQKKINLNELLVLPNYKAYLHSWLAPLGFTAWEDIYHLVNAQTGKQVFCAGYRLLKDREFLLLAPNSAVDAAEIAIERNTSQVNFPLKLSFCKVNDISDAPNTIIFVDEDLLHFPLILRKWREGDDFQPFGMHGKSKKVSKFFKDEKRSAFEKEQTWLLCSGDEIVWIVGLRQDERFKIQHTTQNILQITLHDTSISP, from the coding sequence ATGATTACCAAACTGCGGATACACCTCACTGAACATTTCCCGTTCCTCACCCATAAGCGACTATTGCTTGCTGTTTCGGGCGGACTGGACAGCATGGCGCTGGCGCATCTCTTTTTGAAACTGCCCTTTGAAATTGGCATTGCGCACTGCAATTTCACATTGCGGGGCGAAGAAAGTGATGCCGACGAGGCGTTTGTGAAATCTTTTGCTGAGACGCACCACATCCCGTTTTTTCAAACGCGTTTCGATACGGCTTCGTTTGCGAAAGATTTCAAACTATCGACGCAGCTTGCCGCCCGCGAATTGCGTTACAACTGGTTCCGGGAGATTTTGGAGCAGGATAAATTTGATTACGTCGTCACCGCGCACCACGCCGATGACAACCTCGAAACTTTCCTGATTAACTTCAGCCGCGGGACCGGCCCGGAGGGTCTTACCGGCATTCCGGCCATCAATGGGCAGATCATCCGTCCGCTATTGCCTTTTTCGCGTGACGAGATCCAGACCTACGCCAGACAAAATGAGCTTGCGTGGCGTGAGGACAGCAGCAACACCTCTGACAAATACCTCCGCAACAAACTACGCCAACACGTTATCCCGTTACTGAAAGAAATCAATCCATCGCTGTTGCAGTCGTTTGCCCATACGGCATCGTACCTGCAACAATCGTTGTCGATGGCCGACGACGCGTCGAGAATCGTGTACCGAAAGGTCGTGACGGCTGAACCGCTCCAAAAGAAAATTAACCTCAACGAGCTGCTCGTGCTGCCGAATTACAAGGCATACCTCCACAGCTGGCTTGCGCCCCTTGGTTTTACAGCTTGGGAGGACATCTACCACCTGGTGAATGCACAAACGGGAAAGCAGGTGTTTTGTGCTGGTTACCGGTTGCTGAAAGACCGGGAATTCTTGCTGCTGGCACCGAATTCGGCTGTGGATGCAGCAGAGATTGCAATTGAACGCAACACTTCGCAAGTTAATTTTCCCTTAAAATTATCGTTTTGCAAAGTAAACGACATTTCAGATGCACCCAATACGATTATCTTTGTCGACGAGGATTTGCTCCACTTCCCACTGATACTGAGAAAATGGCGTGAAGGCGATGATTTTCAGCCTTTTGGCATGCATGGCAAATCCAAAAAGGTAAGTAAATTCTTCAAAGACGAAAAGCGCTCCGCTTTTGAAAAAGAGCAAACGTGGCTTTTGTGTTCTGGTGACGAGATCGTCTGGATTGTCGGTTTACGGCAGGACGAACGTTTTAAAATACAGCATACAACTCAAAACATACTACAAATTACGCTTCATGACACTTCAATTTCCCCTTAA
- a CDS encoding protein-disulfide reductase DsbD family protein: MTLQFPLKHFASLLFLLVFTQSNAQIFTPVKWTSRVEKISANEFTLVMEGAIDEGWHVYSQNSNPDGSMPAVVTFANAAGNYILNGKTSEGKTEKAFSDAFEVEETFFSHKAVFKQKVKITNPALAKIKATIEYQVCKDRCINDEKTFTFDIPKMSGAAVVNAVQTEVTAVVADTVTSAATVTDTVKQTSVAKPNGQKTPMKKGAPQSLWLIFVGAILAGMLATITPCVFPMIPMTVSFFIKQSGTKSKGKFNAFFYGFCIIAIYVLISVPFHLFEKLDPNMFTEISTNVYLNLFFFIIFIIFAISFFGAFEITMPNWLANKADNASNSGGLVGIFFMAMTLIIVSFSCTGPALGFVLGSVLSTDGGATILTMAMLGFGLGLAMPFISLALFPSLLKNMPKSGGWLNTVKVVFGFIELALAFKFLSSADLVMETHLLDRELFLAFWIAIFGALTLYLFGKITLPHDDKLSHISVGRMLFGLVTLAFTVYMIPGLWGAPLKLISAFPPPQTYSESPDGFGSNTSGALEVLPEGAVYGPHHIVSFEDYDKGLAYAKKVNKPVMLDFTGKTCQNCRLTENNVWSDPKVLSMLKNDVVLVSLYGDSAVELPENEKYVSKATGSEITTVGKKWSDFERERYQSNARPYYVLMGHDEQNLNEPIAYTPDVVTYYKWLQDGVSKFRK, encoded by the coding sequence ATGACACTTCAATTTCCCCTTAAACATTTCGCGTCCTTATTATTTTTATTGGTTTTTACGCAGAGCAACGCCCAAATTTTCACCCCCGTTAAATGGACTTCACGTGTAGAAAAAATCAGCGCCAATGAGTTTACCCTCGTTATGGAGGGGGCCATTGACGAAGGCTGGCACGTGTATTCGCAAAACTCAAATCCGGACGGTTCGATGCCGGCAGTGGTCACGTTTGCAAATGCAGCCGGAAACTACATTTTAAATGGAAAAACATCGGAAGGGAAGACCGAAAAAGCGTTTAGCGACGCGTTTGAAGTCGAAGAGACTTTTTTCAGCCACAAGGCGGTGTTTAAGCAGAAGGTAAAAATCACCAATCCTGCATTGGCAAAAATAAAGGCGACCATTGAATACCAGGTTTGTAAGGACCGTTGCATTAATGACGAAAAGACATTCACGTTTGATATCCCCAAAATGTCCGGTGCCGCAGTCGTAAATGCCGTGCAGACCGAAGTTACAGCCGTAGTTGCGGACACTGTCACTTCAGCTGCTACGGTGACCGACACCGTGAAACAAACCTCGGTAGCCAAACCTAACGGGCAAAAAACGCCCATGAAAAAAGGCGCCCCCCAAAGTCTTTGGCTGATTTTCGTCGGGGCAATCCTGGCCGGGATGCTGGCTACGATAACGCCCTGCGTGTTCCCGATGATCCCGATGACGGTGAGTTTTTTCATCAAGCAATCGGGCACCAAGTCCAAAGGAAAATTCAACGCTTTCTTTTATGGATTCTGCATCATCGCGATTTATGTACTGATTTCAGTGCCGTTTCACCTATTTGAAAAGTTGGATCCCAATATGTTTACAGAGATTTCGACCAATGTGTATCTGAACCTGTTTTTCTTTATCATCTTCATCATTTTTGCAATTTCATTTTTTGGCGCGTTTGAAATCACCATGCCCAACTGGCTTGCCAATAAGGCCGATAATGCGTCAAATTCAGGCGGATTGGTAGGCATTTTCTTTATGGCCATGACACTGATCATCGTATCATTTTCGTGCACGGGCCCCGCGCTGGGGTTTGTCCTCGGCAGCGTACTGTCAACTGACGGCGGTGCTACGATACTCACGATGGCGATGCTGGGCTTTGGACTCGGACTCGCGATGCCTTTCATTTCGCTGGCGCTGTTTCCGAGCTTGCTCAAAAATATGCCGAAATCCGGTGGCTGGCTCAACACCGTGAAAGTGGTTTTCGGATTCATCGAACTTGCCCTGGCCTTTAAGTTCCTTTCCAGCGCCGACCTCGTGATGGAGACGCACCTGCTTGACAGGGAATTGTTCCTCGCGTTCTGGATCGCTATTTTTGGCGCTTTGACCTTGTATCTTTTCGGAAAAATCACCTTACCGCACGACGACAAGTTATCGCATATTTCGGTCGGCCGGATGCTGTTCGGCCTTGTGACGCTGGCTTTCACCGTGTACATGATTCCCGGGCTTTGGGGAGCTCCTTTGAAGCTCATCAGCGCATTTCCGCCTCCGCAGACTTACAGTGAAAGTCCGGATGGTTTCGGCAGCAACACATCCGGAGCACTCGAGGTTTTACCTGAAGGCGCCGTATATGGGCCGCACCATATTGTCTCGTTTGAGGATTATGATAAAGGCCTGGCGTATGCTAAAAAAGTCAACAAGCCCGTGATGCTGGACTTTACCGGGAAAACCTGTCAGAACTGCAGGCTGACGGAGAATAATGTGTGGTCTGATCCTAAAGTTCTTTCCATGCTTAAGAACGACGTCGTACTGGTTTCGCTTTATGGCGATTCTGCCGTCGAATTGCCTGAAAATGAAAAGTATGTTTCCAAAGCGACCGGTTCTGAGATTACGACCGTTGGCAAAAAATGGTCCGATTTTGAAAGGGAGCGCTACCAAAGTAATGCGCGTCCTTACTATGTATTGATGGGCCACGACGAACAAAACCTCAATGAGCCGATTGCATACACGCCGGATGTTGTAACCTATTACAAATGGCTTCAGGACGGGGTTTCGAAATTCAGGAAATAA
- a CDS encoding YifB family Mg chelatase-like AAA ATPase: MLIKIFGSAVFGVEATTITVEVNMDKGIGYHLVGLPDNAIKESSFRISAALKNNGYNMPGKKIIINMAPADLRKEGSAYDLTLAVGILAASGQIKSDEVEKYIIMGELSLDGSLQPIKGALPIAIKAREEGFTGFFLPIQNVNEAAIVDGIDVYGISNVSEVIDFFAGNPTVEPTVIDTRSEFFRTLDFPEFDFSDVKGQESIKRCMEIAAAGGHNIILIGPPGAGKTMLAKRLPSILPPMTLREALETTKIHSVAGKLKEAGLMNQRPFRSPHHTISNVALVGGGSYPQPGEISMAHNGVLFLDELPEFKRDVLEVMRQPLEDREVTISRAKFTITYPSSFMLVASMNPSPGGFFNDPDSPSNASQNEMQRYLGKISGPLLDRIDIHIEVTPVPFEKLSDDRKSESSAEIRQRVIKAREIQTKRFSGTEKVHYNAQMSTKLIREYCKLDEASLQLLKTAMERLNLSARAYDRILKVSRTIADLDNQELVGPSHIAEAIQYRSLDRDGWLG, translated from the coding sequence ATGCTCATCAAAATCTTCGGAAGCGCCGTTTTTGGCGTGGAAGCCACAACCATCACTGTTGAAGTCAATATGGACAAGGGAATCGGGTACCATCTCGTGGGCCTTCCCGATAATGCCATTAAGGAAAGCAGTTTCCGCATTTCCGCAGCACTCAAAAACAACGGGTATAATATGCCCGGCAAAAAAATCATCATCAATATGGCTCCGGCCGATTTGCGAAAGGAAGGCTCGGCTTACGACCTCACTCTGGCCGTTGGCATACTCGCCGCCTCCGGGCAGATCAAATCCGATGAAGTGGAAAAGTACATCATCATGGGTGAGCTTTCGCTTGACGGGAGCCTGCAACCCATCAAAGGCGCACTGCCAATTGCGATCAAGGCGCGCGAGGAAGGTTTTACGGGCTTTTTCCTGCCGATACAGAATGTGAATGAAGCTGCGATTGTAGATGGGATTGACGTTTATGGTATCAGCAACGTGTCAGAAGTAATCGATTTCTTTGCCGGAAATCCTACGGTCGAACCAACGGTGATTGATACGCGTTCGGAATTTTTCAGGACGCTGGATTTTCCAGAGTTCGACTTTTCGGACGTTAAGGGACAGGAGAGCATCAAGCGCTGTATGGAGATTGCCGCTGCCGGCGGACACAACATCATATTGATAGGCCCGCCGGGAGCAGGGAAGACGATGCTTGCGAAACGTCTGCCGAGCATCCTCCCACCGATGACGCTTAGGGAAGCGCTCGAAACCACAAAAATCCACAGCGTGGCGGGCAAACTCAAGGAAGCCGGGCTGATGAACCAGAGGCCGTTCCGGAGTCCGCATCATACGATTTCAAACGTTGCGCTTGTTGGCGGGGGCAGTTATCCACAACCCGGAGAGATTTCTATGGCGCACAATGGGGTGCTGTTTCTTGATGAATTGCCCGAATTCAAACGGGACGTGCTCGAAGTGATGCGGCAGCCGCTCGAAGACCGCGAAGTCACTATTTCACGGGCGAAATTTACGATTACATATCCTTCCTCATTCATGTTGGTGGCGAGTATGAATCCCAGCCCGGGTGGATTTTTTAACGACCCCGATTCCCCTTCGAATGCCTCGCAAAATGAAATGCAGCGCTATCTTGGAAAAATTTCAGGGCCGTTATTGGATCGGATTGACATCCATATTGAAGTCACTCCCGTGCCGTTTGAGAAGTTGTCCGATGACCGAAAATCTGAAAGCAGCGCAGAAATCAGGCAAAGAGTCATCAAAGCCCGTGAAATCCAGACGAAGCGTTTTTCGGGAACGGAGAAAGTGCATTACAATGCGCAAATGAGCACCAAACTGATTCGCGAATATTGCAAGCTTGACGAGGCTTCGCTGCAATTGTTGAAAACCGCTATGGAGCGGCTGAACCTTTCTGCTAGGGCTTATGACCGTATCCTTAAGGTATCGCGTACTATTGCCGATTTGGACAATCAGGAGCTTGTGGGGCCTTCGCATATCGCTGAGGCGATACAGTATAGGAGTTTGGATCGGGATGGCTGGTTGGGGTAG
- a CDS encoding DUF6952 family protein, which produces MKLPVLKHLTQFIEDNDQDYLVETIEVLESLTEVPSLKDEELDVIGELISNMYGALEVHKMVREGMDKKEALNAFMKRVLGSIDK; this is translated from the coding sequence ATGAAGCTGCCCGTATTAAAACATTTGACACAGTTCATTGAGGACAACGACCAGGATTACCTTGTCGAAACGATCGAAGTTTTGGAATCCCTGACCGAAGTCCCCTCCTTGAAAGATGAGGAGCTCGACGTAATCGGCGAACTGATTTCAAATATGTACGGCGCGCTGGAAGTCCACAAAATGGTGCGTGAAGGCATGGATAAGAAAGAGGCCTTAAACGCTTTTATGAAAAGGGTTTTAGGGTCGATTGATAAGTAG
- a CDS encoding thioredoxin family protein, protein MLIELNEDTLQNVVSENPKVVVQYSASWCGNCRIMKPKFKKMAAENESMTFVIVDAEKSPESRKLANVSNLPTFATFINGKLVNETQTNKAEVLAELVDEIAAAL, encoded by the coding sequence ATGCTAATCGAGTTAAACGAGGATACGCTGCAAAACGTAGTGTCTGAAAATCCTAAGGTGGTCGTGCAATATTCTGCATCATGGTGCGGCAATTGCAGGATCATGAAGCCTAAGTTCAAAAAAATGGCAGCTGAAAACGAGTCGATGACCTTCGTGATTGTCGATGCGGAAAAGTCACCGGAATCGAGGAAACTTGCCAACGTGTCGAACCTTCCGACGTTTGCCACTTTCATCAACGGAAAGCTTGTGAATGAAACCCAGACCAACAAGGCCGAAGTCTTGGCCGAATTGGTGGATGAAATCGCTGCTGCCTTATGA
- a CDS encoding peroxiredoxin, which yields MSLVGKKFPNISVDAISEMGDNLKINVFEEAVNNKKKVLLFWYPKDFTFVCPTELHAFQAALPEFEKRNTMVIGASCDTNEVHFAWLNTPKDQGGIEGVTYPILADTNRNLSNILGILDIESTSYSEETDSVIIEGSNVTFRATYLIDETGKIFHESVNDMPLGRNVNEYLRLLDAYIHVQEKGEVCPANWEEGKQAMSATREGVASYLSN from the coding sequence ATGTCATTAGTCGGTAAAAAATTCCCAAACATCAGCGTTGACGCCATTTCGGAAATGGGCGACAACTTAAAGATCAATGTTTTCGAAGAAGCGGTAAACAACAAGAAAAAAGTACTCTTATTTTGGTACCCGAAAGATTTCACATTTGTTTGCCCGACCGAATTGCATGCATTCCAGGCAGCACTACCTGAATTTGAGAAAAGAAATACCATGGTCATCGGGGCATCCTGCGACACCAACGAGGTGCATTTCGCCTGGTTGAATACACCAAAGGATCAGGGCGGTATCGAAGGAGTTACATACCCCATTCTTGCTGACACGAACAGGAACCTGTCAAACATTCTGGGAATCCTCGATATAGAATCCACAAGCTACAGCGAGGAAACGGACTCAGTGATCATCGAAGGATCGAATGTTACCTTCAGGGCGACTTACCTGATTGATGAAACGGGTAAAATTTTCCACGAAAGTGTCAATGACATGCCGCTGGGCCGTAATGTAAACGAGTACCTGCGACTGCTTGATGCCTATATCCACGTTCAGGAGAAAGGCGAAGTGTGCCCGGCCAACTGGGAAGAGGGCAAACAGGCGATGTCTGCTACCAGGGAAGGTGTGGCGTCTTACTTAAGCAACTAA